CAAACTTGCGATCGCCGCGCTCGTCACAACCGGGCTGCTTGCCGCGCCCTTCTCGGCTGAAGCGAAGAAGGCGCGGTCGAGCCGACATTACAGCACGAGCGTGGTGGCCCCGACCTATAGCGGTGCCGGCGCGCCCGCGGCGCAGCCGAGGGCGTCTTACGGCTCGTCCGGACAGACGGTCGGAACGGTCACGGCGCCCTCGGTCGGATCGTATAATTGGCCCTCGGTCGGCGTGACCAATGCGGTTCCGACCTGGAGCAACACGACGCGGTAGGGGCGCCGATCGTCTTCCGTCCGCTCCGCCTCGCCAGACCCATGAGGCACAATTTCGTCCACCACGCGTTGTTCGATGACCGATGCACTACATCCGAAAGGATCCTTCATGACGAGAACGAGAATCTTGCTTGCCACGCTCGCTGCAGCCGGAGCTATGGCCCTGTCAGTCCCCGCCGGTGCGCAAACCTCCACGACGGGCGCCCAGAGCAACACCACCGGGACCCCAGGAGTGCCTTCGGCGCAGACCGCGCCCTACGGCAGCTCGGGACAGACCGTCGGAACGGTCACGGCTCCATCGGTGGGAAGCTACAATCGGCCTTCCGTCGGCGTGACCAATTCGGCCCCCACGTGGGGCAACACCAATCCTTCCGCGAAATAGGATCTCGCCGACGAGGGCTCAGTCGGCCGGCGCGCGCTCTTTCCGTCCACCGCCGCCAGCAGCTCGCGCGTATAGTGATGCTCGGGCGCTGCGAACAGTTGCGCGGTCGGCTTCAGCTCGACGACGGCGCCGCGCTGCATCACCGCGATGCGGTCGCATATCTGGGCGGCGACGCGCAAATCGTGGGTGATGAACAGCATCGAGAGGCCGAGTCGCGCCTTGAGGTCTTCGAGCAGCCGCAAGACCTGCGCCTGCACGGAGACGTCGAGGGCGGAGACCGCTTCGTCCGCGACGATGATCTCGGGCTCGAGCGCGAGCGCGCGCACCCTGCCTTGCATCCCGCTCGTCGGGCATCCTGGCGTAGCGCATGCTACGCCGCCACGACGTCTTGCGCAGAACCTCTTCAAGCCCGTGCACGAAGCAACTGTCGGAGCGCGCGAACAGGGGCTTCGCCCGCGCTCCGTCAAGAATGCGTCGCGCCTCTTGCAATCCCTCATTGTTGTGAGCTACCGTCTAAGCCTTTGCGGGTATTTTTTGAGAGATTTTTGCATGTGGCGATTATTGGCCGCTTTGATTCTCGGGATTCAGGTCAGTTCGGTTTCGGCACAATTGCTTCCGCTGCCCATACCCGGTCCGCCGGCAACTACCGCAGAACCAACGCCTCAGGAAGTTGAAGCGAGCGCAAATGAGTTGAGCAAGCAACCAGTGCCCGATAAGGACGCCCTGCTCTTACGAGAATTAGATCGGTTGGATGCCGAAATTTCCCGCGCGACCCAGCAGTTCCAAAGAGCCAACAGTTTCAAAAATCAGCAGTCTGTCATGGCGGCCGCGGGCGACCGTCTTATGGCGCAGGCCAAGGTGTTGTCTCAGTTCGATTGCGCCAACAACATCGCCAAATTTCCTCAGGCTTTGAACTCTTACTTCCGTGCATTCGGTGAACTGACTACCGTCGCCGCCAGCAGTTCGTTGGGCAATCTCGACTTCACGCCTTTCTTTTTTCAGAACGATCCCAATCCCGCCACGTCATGCGCTGAGGCGAAGACGAAGTTCGGGTCATCCGACTATCTTGAGGCGCAAGCTCAGGTGCTTTCAGGAACCCAAAAGGCTCTGGCCGATTTCGTCGCGGCCCAGACAAACCTCGCTAACGCGGAAACAAGGTACCTGGAGGCTTTGAAGAAGCGAAGGGCTTCGGTTCAGGACAAGCTGAACGCTTCGCAGCCGGCGGCTCAGATTGGCAGCAATTTATGGCTTCTCCTCCTGATATTGGCGATCGCATGCGTCGCGACAATTCTCGGAATCAAATTGTTCGAGCCCGAGCTCCAGATGGAATGGGTAGCCTCGGGTCAGGTCATCCAGTTTGTGACTGTGATGATCCTGCTCAGTGTGATCCTGGCGCTCGGTTTGTCCGGAAAGCTGCTAGAGAACACTCTGGGAACGCTTCTTGGCGGGATTGCGGGCTACGTCCTTGCGCAGGGCGTTGGCCGGTCAGCAGCAAGGAATGTTGCCAACGCTGCGGCTGCAGCAAGTGTACCCGCGCCGCCAGCACCTCCATCACCGGCGCCGGCGGCAGCGCGCGTGCCTCCTGCACCGCCAGCACCTCTCCCGCCTGCACCCGCGGCTCCGTGACGCCAAATCCCCGCAAGTAGAGCTAACATCTCGAGGGGCATTTGCTCGCGGCAGCTTGGTACTGCCTACACCGCCGGCGCGCGCTCTTTCCGTCCGGGCACCGCCGCCAGCAGCTCGCGCGTATAGGCATGCTCGGGCGCCGCGAACAGCTGTGCGGTCGGCTTCAACTCGACGACGGCGCCGCGCTGCATCACCGCGATGCGGTCGCAGATCTGGGCGGCGACGCGCAAATCGTGGGTGATGAACAGCATCGAGAGGCCGAGTCGCGCCTTGAGGTCTTCGAGCAGCCGCAAGACCTGCGCCTGCACGGAGACGTCGAGGGCGGAGACGGCTTCGTCCGCGACGATGATCTCGGGCTCGAGCGCGAGCGCGCGCGCAATGCCGATGCGCTGGCGCTGGCCGCCGGAGAATTCATGCGGATAGCGCTCGAGTGCGCCGGCATCGAGGCCCACCATCTTGAGCAGATCGCGGGCGCGGTCGAACGCCGCCTTCGGATCAAGGCCGGCTGCGATCGGGCCGTCGGCAATGATGTGGCCGACCTTGCGGCGCGGATTGAGCGAGGCGAACGGGTCCTGGAAGATCATCTGGATGCGATGGCGCTCGGCGCGCAGCGCCTTGCCCGAGAGCGAGGTGAGTTCTGTATCGCCGATCCACACCGTGCCGCGGTCGGCCTCGATCAGCCGCATCACCAGCCGCGCCACCGACGATTTGCCCGAGCCGGATTCGCCGACCAGGCCGAGCGTCTCGCCCTTGAGGATGTTGAAATTGACCGCGCGCGCGGCATCGACGCGGCGGTCCTCGCGGAACCAGCCGCCCGAGGTGACATAGGTCTTGTCGAGCCCGATCACCTCGACCGCCCTGGCCCTGTCGTCGAGCGGCGCGCGTGCCGGCGGGTCCATCGACGGCACGGCAGCGAGCAGCGCCTTGGTATAGTTGTGCTGCGGCGCGTTGAATACCGTTGCGGCCGGGCCTTCCTCGACCACCTTGCCGTGTCGGAGCACGACGACCTGGTCGGCGATGTCGGCGACGACACCGAAATCGTGGGTGATGAACATCACCGCCATGTTGCGATTGCGCTGCAGGTTGCGGATCAGCTTGAGGATCTGCGCCTGCGTGGTGACGTCGAGCGCGGTGGTGGGCTCGTCCGCGACCAGCACGGCCGGCTCGAGCGCGAGCGCCATCGCGATCATGGCGCGCTGGCGCTGGCCGCCGGAGAGCTGGTGCGGATAGGCGCGCACGATTCGTTCGGGGTCGGGCAGCCCGACCTCGCGCGCCAGCGACAGCGCCTTGGCGCGCCGTTCCCTCGGCGTCAGCAGGCCATGGGCCTCGAACATCTCCGCCATCTGGTCGCCGATCCGCATCAACGGATTGAGCGCGGTCATCGGCTCCTGGAAGATCATCGCGAAACGGCGGCCGCGCAGATCGCGCCAGCCGTCGTCGTCGAGCTTGAGCAGGTCGCGTCCCTCGAACTGGATCTCGCCGGAGGCGACCGAGACCGTATCGGGCAACAGGCCCATCAGCGCATGCGCGCACATCGACTTGCCCGAACCGGACTCGCCGACGACGCAGACGATCTTGCCGGGCCGCAAGTCGAGCGAGACGCCATCGACGGCAAACGGACGCTCGGCGCCCTCAGGCAGCGCGATCCGCAAGTTCTTGATGGAGACGGCGGGCGGAGCGGTCATCGTCAGCGTCCCTCCCGCGACAGGCGCGGGTTGAGCGCGTCGTTGAGGCCTTCGCCGATCAGGTTCAGCCCGAGCACCGAGATCAGGATGGCGACACCGGGAAACACCGTGATCCACCAGGCCTGGCGGATCACCGTGCGGCCGGCGCCGACCATGTAGCCCCAGGAGATCAGATTGGGATCGCCGAGGCCGAGGAACGACAGCGAGGATTCCAGCAGGATCGCGGTCGCCACCATCAGCGAGGCCAGCACGATCACCGGCGACAGCGCGTTGGGCAGGATCTCGCGCATGATGATCCAGGCGTTGCTCTGGCCGGTGACGACAGCGGCCTGGACATATTCGCGCGTCCGCAGCGACAGCACCTCGCCGCGCACGAGGCGGGCGACCGGCGGCCAGCTCACCAGCGCGATCGAGGTCACGATCGAATAGATCGAGGGCTGCAGGATCGCGACCAGCACGATCGCGAGCGCGAAGCTCGGGATAGTCTGGAAGAACTCGGTGAAGCGCATCAGGGCGTCGTCGACCCTGCCGCCGAAATAGCCGGCCATGGCGCCGATGGGAATGCCGACGATCAGCGCAACCAGCGTGGAGACCAGGCCGACGAGCAGCGAGACGCGCGCGCCAAAAATCATGCCGGCGAACACGTCGCGGCCGAGCGCGTCGGTGCCGAGCGGCACGGTCGAGAGCGTGAATGGCGGGAGGAACGGCCGCTGCACCATGCGCCAGGGCGAGTTCGGGAACAGCATCGGCCCGAACAGTGCAACCGAGATCGCGAGCAGCAGGATGATGAGCCCGATGACGCCGCTCGGACTCTTCAGCATCGATTTCCAGAACTGTTTCATGAGGCGAATTCGATGCGCGGATCGACCAGGCGATAGACCAGATCGGTGATGAGGTTGAAGATCAGGACCATGGCCGAGCAGATCACGAAGACGCCGAGCAGCAGATTATAGTCGCGCTGCAACAGCGCGTCGTACATCAGGCGCCCGATGCCGGGCCAGGCGAACACGGTCTCGGTGATGACGGCGCCGCCGATCAGCGTTCCCGAATGCACGCCGGCCAGCGTCACGACGGGCAGCAGCGCGTTGCGCAGCACGTGGCGGCGCTGGATCACGGCGTCGGAAAGGCCCTTCGCGCGCGCGGTCTTGACGAAGTCGAGCCGCTTCACCTCCAGCATCGAGGCGCGCGTCATGCGGGTATAGGTCGCCATGAAGAACAGGCCGAGCGTCATCGCCGGCATGATCAGGTGTTTTCCGACGTCGACCGCGTGGGCAAGGCCGGTCAGATTGGCGCCGACCGTCTCGTAACCGAAACTCGGCAGCCAATCCATGGTGACCGAGAACAGCAGGATGCCCATCAACGCCACCCAGAACAGCGGCATGGCGTAGAAGATCAGTGCGAACACGGTGATGGCGGTGTCGAGGAAGGTTCCGGCAAAGCGCGCGGCGAAGGTGCCGAACATAACGCCGAGCACGAGCGAGATCGCAAATGCCGTCAGCGTCAACAGCAACGTCGCCGGCAGCCGCTCGCCGATCAGCTTGGCGACCGGCGCCTGCTGGCGGAAGGAGAAGCCGAGGTCGAGGGTGACGACGCCCTTGACGTAGATGAAGAGCTGCTCCGGCAGCGGCTTGTCGAGGCCGAATTTTTCCCTGAGCTGCTTGACGAAGACCTGGTCGCTGGCTCCGGCCTCGCCCGCCATCACCACTGCGGGGTCGCCGGGCGCAAGCCGGATCAGGAAGAAATTGAGGACGACGATCGCGAGCAGGACGATCACGCCCTTGAGGACACGCTGGGCAACGAAGGAGAGCATATTAGAGAGTCATACCGGTGGGGTGACCTGCGGCCGCGGAGGCGGAGGTGCTCTTAGAGCACCTCCCCCCGCGAGCGGGGAGAGGTGAAAGAGCAGGGCTCACTTGTCGAGCCATGCGTCCTTGAAGCCGTCATTGACCCCGATCCCCGTGGTGATCAGGTTCTTGACCTTGCAGCGCATGATGGTCGGGAATTGCAGCTCGAGCATCCAGGCCACCGGCACGTCCTCGACCAGGATCTTCTGTGCCTTCTCGTAGATCTCCTTGCGCTTGGAGTCCGGGGTCGCGACCGCGCCGTCGGCGAACAGCTTGTCGATCTCCGGGTTGGAGTAGCCTTCGACGTTGTTGAACACCTGGCCCTTGGCGATGTTGCTGGAGATGTAGTTACGGCCGACGCCGAGCGCGGGATCGCCGTACTGGTAGAGATAGGTGAAGGCGATGTCGTAATCCCAGTCGCCGATCTTCTGGTTGCCGCCGGCGACGTCGGTGGCGATGGTCTCGATGTTGATGCCGACGTCCATGAGGTTCTGCTTCACGGCTTCACCCCAGCGCTGCCAGGTCTCGCCATAGGCGAGCGGCAGCAGGCGGATCTTCTCGCCCTTGTAGCCGGCCTCCTTCAGCAGCGCCTTGGCCTTGGCCGGATCGTACGGGTATTTCTTCACGTCGTCGGTGTAGTACTTGATGGTCGAGGCCGAGGGGCCGGTCGCGACCTTGCCGAGCCCGTTCCAGATCACGTCCTTGGCGAAGTCGCGGTCGATCGCATACATGACCGCCTGCCGCACGCGCTTGTCGGCGAGCGGGCCCTGTCGGTTGTTGAGCCACAGCCAGGCCAGCGGCGAGAAGAACTCCCAGCCGGCGCCGGTGACGCAGGTGTCCTTCAGCTTGGTCAGCCGCGGCACGTCGAAATTCTCGACCGAGCCGCCGGGCAGCACGTCGACCTTGCCGGTCTCGTACGCCACCGACCGCGCCGCGGCGTCGGGAATGATCTGCCAGTAGATCTCGTCGAGATAGGGTTTGCCCTTCTCGTAATAGTTCGGGTTCTTGACCAGGCGGATGAACGAGCCCTTTTGCCATTCCTTGAACATGAAAGGGCCGGTGCCGACCGGGGCGTTGTTGTAGGGATTGGTCTTCCAGTCGGTACCTTCGTAGAGATGCTTCGGCACCATCGGCATCGAGCCGACCTCGAAGATGCCGAGGAACGGGCCAAACGGCTGCTTCAGCGTGAACACCACCGTATGGTCGTCCGGCGCCTCGACCTTGTCGACCTGCGCGAGGTTGGTGCGGGCGCGGGCGTGGGTCTGCTTCAGCATCTCGATCGAGAACAAGACGTCTGCGGCGGTGAAGGGCTTGCCGTCATGCCAGGTGACGCCCTTGCGGAGCTTGAAGGTATAGGTCTTGGCGTCCTCGCTGACGCTCCAGCTCTCGGCGAGCTCCGGCTGCGGCTCGAGCTTGGGGCTGTAGCGCAGCAGGCCCTCGAAGATGTTGCCCGACACCATCTGGGTCGGACCGTTCTGGACCATCGCAAGCATCAGGCCGGGCGGCTCGGGCTGGATCACCGCATTGATCACACCGCCCGTTTTCGGCTCCTG
The sequence above is drawn from the Bradyrhizobium amphicarpaeae genome and encodes:
- a CDS encoding ABC transporter ATP-binding protein, with protein sequence MTAPPAVSIKNLRIALPEGAERPFAVDGVSLDLRPGKIVCVVGESGSGKSMCAHALMGLLPDTVSVASGEIQFEGRDLLKLDDDGWRDLRGRRFAMIFQEPMTALNPLMRIGDQMAEMFEAHGLLTPRERRAKALSLAREVGLPDPERIVRAYPHQLSGGQRQRAMIAMALALEPAVLVADEPTTALDVTTQAQILKLIRNLQRNRNMAVMFITHDFGVVADIADQVVVLRHGKVVEEGPAATVFNAPQHNYTKALLAAVPSMDPPARAPLDDRARAVEVIGLDKTYVTSGGWFREDRRVDAARAVNFNILKGETLGLVGESGSGKSSVARLVMRLIEADRGTVWIGDTELTSLSGKALRAERHRIQMIFQDPFASLNPRRKVGHIIADGPIAAGLDPKAAFDRARDLLKMVGLDAGALERYPHEFSGGQRQRIGIARALALEPEIIVADEAVSALDVSVQAQVLRLLEDLKARLGLSMLFITHDLRVAAQICDRIAVMQRGAVVELKPTAQLFAAPEHAYTRELLAAVPGRKERAPAV
- a CDS encoding ABC transporter permease, with protein sequence MKQFWKSMLKSPSGVIGLIILLLAISVALFGPMLFPNSPWRMVQRPFLPPFTLSTVPLGTDALGRDVFAGMIFGARVSLLVGLVSTLVALIVGIPIGAMAGYFGGRVDDALMRFTEFFQTIPSFALAIVLVAILQPSIYSIVTSIALVSWPPVARLVRGEVLSLRTREYVQAAVVTGQSNAWIIMREILPNALSPVIVLASLMVATAILLESSLSFLGLGDPNLISWGYMVGAGRTVIRQAWWITVFPGVAILISVLGLNLIGEGLNDALNPRLSREGR
- a CDS encoding ABC transporter permease, with protein sequence MLSFVAQRVLKGVIVLLAIVVLNFFLIRLAPGDPAVVMAGEAGASDQVFVKQLREKFGLDKPLPEQLFIYVKGVVTLDLGFSFRQQAPVAKLIGERLPATLLLTLTAFAISLVLGVMFGTFAARFAGTFLDTAITVFALIFYAMPLFWVALMGILLFSVTMDWLPSFGYETVGANLTGLAHAVDVGKHLIMPAMTLGLFFMATYTRMTRASMLEVKRLDFVKTARAKGLSDAVIQRRHVLRNALLPVVTLAGVHSGTLIGGAVITETVFAWPGIGRLMYDALLQRDYNLLLGVFVICSAMVLIFNLITDLVYRLVDPRIEFAS
- a CDS encoding ABC transporter substrate-binding protein, with protein sequence MPKRVLLGLLLACGLAAPTLAQEPKTGGVINAVIQPEPPGLMLAMVQNGPTQMVSGNIFEGLLRYSPKLEPQPELAESWSVSEDAKTYTFKLRKGVTWHDGKPFTAADVLFSIEMLKQTHARARTNLAQVDKVEAPDDHTVVFTLKQPFGPFLGIFEVGSMPMVPKHLYEGTDWKTNPYNNAPVGTGPFMFKEWQKGSFIRLVKNPNYYEKGKPYLDEIYWQIIPDAAARSVAYETGKVDVLPGGSVENFDVPRLTKLKDTCVTGAGWEFFSPLAWLWLNNRQGPLADKRVRQAVMYAIDRDFAKDVIWNGLGKVATGPSASTIKYYTDDVKKYPYDPAKAKALLKEAGYKGEKIRLLPLAYGETWQRWGEAVKQNLMDVGINIETIATDVAGGNQKIGDWDYDIAFTYLYQYGDPALGVGRNYISSNIAKGQVFNNVEGYSNPEIDKLFADGAVATPDSKRKEIYEKAQKILVEDVPVAWMLELQFPTIMRCKVKNLITTGIGVNDGFKDAWLDK